The Bubalus bubalis isolate 160015118507 breed Murrah chromosome 1, NDDB_SH_1, whole genome shotgun sequence genome includes a region encoding these proteins:
- the TTC14 gene encoding tetratricopeptide repeat protein 14 isoform X2 gives MPPLEQFMDIPTMDRRELFFRDIERGDIVIGRISSIREFGFFIVLICLGSGIMRDISHLEITALCPLRDVPSMSNHGDPLSYYQTGDIIRAGIKDIDRYHEKLAVSLYSSSLPPHLSGIKLGVISSEELPLYYRKSVELNSNSLESYENIMQSSLGFVNPGVVEFLLGKLGIDESNPPSLMRGLQSKNFSEDDFASALRKKQSASWALKCVKIGVDYFKVGRHVDAMNEYNKALEIDKQNVEALVARGALYATKGSLNKAIEDFELALENCPTHRNARKYLCQTLVERGGQLEEEEKFLNAESYYKKALALDETFKDAEDALQKLHIYMQKSLELREKQAEKEEKQKTKKIETSAEKLRKLLKEEKRLKKKRRKSTSSSSSVSSADESVSSSSSSSSSGHKRHKKHKRNRSESSRSSKRHSAKASSNQIDQNKKDECFPVPANTSASFLNQKQEVEKLLEKQDRLPYQKKQVKEKDKCSFSSSSVEMPDDFGGRSEDPRDFYDSYKTQAGSSRTEKPYKSERHFSSRRDSSDSFYRNSEDKVKMYGYRRFEKDIEGRKEHYRKWEPGSTRHATSPASSDYSWKSGEKYKKSTYSGSRDLSRHEQRYQLNRNQGEYEREGNYEEDIKTEIPGEGLNSKEHSEGGVKKNLPQNLLNIFNQIAAFEKEKGNKPKN, from the exons ATGCCACCGTTAGAGCAATTCATGGATATACCTACTATGGACCGGAGAGAGCTGTTTTTTCGAGATATTGAGCGTGGTGATATAGTGATTGGAAGAATTAGTTCCATTCGGGAATTTGGGTTTTTCATAGTGTTGATTTGTTTAGGCAGTGGCATTATGAGAGATATATCCCACTTAGAAATCACA GCTCTATGTCCGCTAAGAGACGTGCCTTCAATGAGTAACCATGGGGATCCTTTATCATATTACCAAACTGGTGACATCATTCGAG ctggaatcaaggatATTGACAGATACCATGAAAAGCTTGCAGTGTCTCTATATAGCTCATCTCTTCCACCACACCTATCTGGTATTAAATTAGGTGTGATTAGTTCTGAAGAACTTCCTTTGTACTACAG gaaaagcgTTGAACTAAATAGCAATTCTTTGGAATCCTATGAGAATATCATGCAGAGTTCTTTGGGATTTGTTAATCCAGGAGTAGTTGAATTCCTTTTAGGAAAACTAGGAATAGATGAATCTAATCCACCATCTTTAATGAGAGGCCTTCAAAG caAAAATTTCTCTGAGGATGATTTTGCTTCTGCGTTAAGAAAGAAGCAGTCTGCATCATGGGCTTTAAAATG tgtgAAGATTGGAGTTGATTATTTTAAGGTTGGACGCCATGTGGATGCTATGAATGAATACAATAAGGCTCTGGAAATAGACAAACAAAATGTGGAAGCTTTGGTAGCTCGTGGAGCATT ATATGCAACAAAAGGAAGTCTAAACAAAGCGATAGAAGATTTTGAACTTGCACTGGAAAACTGTCCAACTCacagaaatgcaagaaaataCCTCTGCCAGACACTTGTAGAAAGAGGAGGGCA gttagaagaagaagaaaagtttttaaatgctgaaagTTATTATAAGAAAGCTTTGGCTTTGGatgaaactttcaaagatgcagagGATGCTTTGCAGAAGCTTCATATATATATGCAG AAATCTTTGGaattaagagaaaaacaagctgaaaaggaagaaaaacagaaaacaaagaaaatagaaacaagtgCAGAAAAGTTGCGTAAGctcttaaaagaggaaaaaag gctaaagaaaaaaagaagaaaatcaacttCTTCTTCTTCGAGTGTTTCTTCTGCTGATGAATCAGTTTCTTCTTCATCATCCTCTTCATCTTCTGGTCACAAAAGGCATAAGAAACATAAGAGGAACCGCTCAGAGTCTTCTCGAAGTTCTAAAAGGCATTCAGCTAAGGCATCCTCAAATCAGATAGATCAGAATAAGAAAGATGAGTGCTTCCCAGTTCCAGCTAATACGTCAGCATCTTTTCTTAACCAAAAACAAGAAGTGGAAAAACTATTGGAAAAGCAGGATAGGTTACCATAtcaaaagaaacaggtaaaagaaaaagataaatgttctTTTTCATCATCTTCTGTTGAAATGCCGGATGATTTTGGAGGTAGGTCTGAAGATCCAAGAGATTTTTATGATAGCTATAAAACTCAGGCAGGTAGTAGCAGAACAGAAAAGCCATATAAATCAGAAAGACATTTTTCCAGTAGAAGAGATTCCTCAGATTCTTTTTATAGGAATTCAGAGGATAAGGTAAAAATGTATGGTTATAGAAGATTTGAAAAAGAtatagaaggaagaaaagagcacTATAGAAAGTGGGAGCCAGGTTCCACAAGACATGCTACTTCACCAGCAAGCTCAGACTACTCTTGGAAGTcaggagaaaaatataagaaatccaCTTACTCTGGATCACGTGATCTAAGTAGACATGAGCAAAGATATCAATTAAATAGAAATCAAGGAGAATATGAAAGAGAGGGTAATTACGAGGAGGATATTAAAACAGAGATTCCGGGAGAGGGACTCAATAGCAAAGAGCATTCAGAAggtggagttaaaaaaaatttacctcAAAATTTACTCAATATATTTAATCAGATAGCtgcatttgagaaagaaaaaggaaataagccAAAAAACTAA
- the TTC14 gene encoding tetratricopeptide repeat protein 14 isoform X1 → MDRDLLRQSLNFHGPSLLSLLRSEQQDNPHFRSLLGSVADPARGPPGQQQLPGRKERRVDNIEIQKFISKKADLLFALSWKSDAPTTAEVSEDNDDYYAVMPPLEQFMDIPTMDRRELFFRDIERGDIVIGRISSIREFGFFIVLICLGSGIMRDISHLEITALCPLRDVPSMSNHGDPLSYYQTGDIIRAGIKDIDRYHEKLAVSLYSSSLPPHLSGIKLGVISSEELPLYYRKSVELNSNSLESYENIMQSSLGFVNPGVVEFLLGKLGIDESNPPSLMRGLQSKNFSEDDFASALRKKQSASWALKCVKIGVDYFKVGRHVDAMNEYNKALEIDKQNVEALVARGALYATKGSLNKAIEDFELALENCPTHRNARKYLCQTLVERGGQLEEEEKFLNAESYYKKALALDETFKDAEDALQKLHIYMQKSLELREKQAEKEEKQKTKKIETSAEKLRKLLKEEKRLKKKRRKSTSSSSSVSSADESVSSSSSSSSSGHKRHKKHKRNRSESSRSSKRHSAKASSNQIDQNKKDECFPVPANTSASFLNQKQEVEKLLEKQDRLPYQKKQVKEKDKCSFSSSSVEMPDDFGGRSEDPRDFYDSYKTQAGSSRTEKPYKSERHFSSRRDSSDSFYRNSEDKVKMYGYRRFEKDIEGRKEHYRKWEPGSTRHATSPASSDYSWKSGEKYKKSTYSGSRDLSRHEQRYQLNRNQGEYEREGNYEEDIKTEIPGEGLNSKEHSEGGVKKNLPQNLLNIFNQIAAFEKEKGNKPKN, encoded by the exons ATGGACCGAGACCTCTTGCGGCAGTCACTAAATTTCCACGGCCCGTCTTTGCTCTCGCTGCTCCGGAGCGAACAGCAGGACAACCCGCACTTCCGGAGCCTCCTGGGGTCGGTGGCCGACCCTGCCCGGGGCCCGCCGGGCCAGCAGCAGTTACCGGGCAG aaaagagaggaGAGTTGACAACATTGAAATACAAAAATTCATTTCCAAAAAAGCGGATCTGCTTTTTGCACTTTCCTGGAAATCAGATGCACCTACAACTGCTGAAGTTAGTGAAGACAATGATG attattatgCAGTCATGCCACCGTTAGAGCAATTCATGGATATACCTACTATGGACCGGAGAGAGCTGTTTTTTCGAGATATTGAGCGTGGTGATATAGTGATTGGAAGAATTAGTTCCATTCGGGAATTTGGGTTTTTCATAGTGTTGATTTGTTTAGGCAGTGGCATTATGAGAGATATATCCCACTTAGAAATCACA GCTCTATGTCCGCTAAGAGACGTGCCTTCAATGAGTAACCATGGGGATCCTTTATCATATTACCAAACTGGTGACATCATTCGAG ctggaatcaaggatATTGACAGATACCATGAAAAGCTTGCAGTGTCTCTATATAGCTCATCTCTTCCACCACACCTATCTGGTATTAAATTAGGTGTGATTAGTTCTGAAGAACTTCCTTTGTACTACAG gaaaagcgTTGAACTAAATAGCAATTCTTTGGAATCCTATGAGAATATCATGCAGAGTTCTTTGGGATTTGTTAATCCAGGAGTAGTTGAATTCCTTTTAGGAAAACTAGGAATAGATGAATCTAATCCACCATCTTTAATGAGAGGCCTTCAAAG caAAAATTTCTCTGAGGATGATTTTGCTTCTGCGTTAAGAAAGAAGCAGTCTGCATCATGGGCTTTAAAATG tgtgAAGATTGGAGTTGATTATTTTAAGGTTGGACGCCATGTGGATGCTATGAATGAATACAATAAGGCTCTGGAAATAGACAAACAAAATGTGGAAGCTTTGGTAGCTCGTGGAGCATT ATATGCAACAAAAGGAAGTCTAAACAAAGCGATAGAAGATTTTGAACTTGCACTGGAAAACTGTCCAACTCacagaaatgcaagaaaataCCTCTGCCAGACACTTGTAGAAAGAGGAGGGCA gttagaagaagaagaaaagtttttaaatgctgaaagTTATTATAAGAAAGCTTTGGCTTTGGatgaaactttcaaagatgcagagGATGCTTTGCAGAAGCTTCATATATATATGCAG AAATCTTTGGaattaagagaaaaacaagctgaaaaggaagaaaaacagaaaacaaagaaaatagaaacaagtgCAGAAAAGTTGCGTAAGctcttaaaagaggaaaaaag gctaaagaaaaaaagaagaaaatcaacttCTTCTTCTTCGAGTGTTTCTTCTGCTGATGAATCAGTTTCTTCTTCATCATCCTCTTCATCTTCTGGTCACAAAAGGCATAAGAAACATAAGAGGAACCGCTCAGAGTCTTCTCGAAGTTCTAAAAGGCATTCAGCTAAGGCATCCTCAAATCAGATAGATCAGAATAAGAAAGATGAGTGCTTCCCAGTTCCAGCTAATACGTCAGCATCTTTTCTTAACCAAAAACAAGAAGTGGAAAAACTATTGGAAAAGCAGGATAGGTTACCATAtcaaaagaaacaggtaaaagaaaaagataaatgttctTTTTCATCATCTTCTGTTGAAATGCCGGATGATTTTGGAGGTAGGTCTGAAGATCCAAGAGATTTTTATGATAGCTATAAAACTCAGGCAGGTAGTAGCAGAACAGAAAAGCCATATAAATCAGAAAGACATTTTTCCAGTAGAAGAGATTCCTCAGATTCTTTTTATAGGAATTCAGAGGATAAGGTAAAAATGTATGGTTATAGAAGATTTGAAAAAGAtatagaaggaagaaaagagcacTATAGAAAGTGGGAGCCAGGTTCCACAAGACATGCTACTTCACCAGCAAGCTCAGACTACTCTTGGAAGTcaggagaaaaatataagaaatccaCTTACTCTGGATCACGTGATCTAAGTAGACATGAGCAAAGATATCAATTAAATAGAAATCAAGGAGAATATGAAAGAGAGGGTAATTACGAGGAGGATATTAAAACAGAGATTCCGGGAGAGGGACTCAATAGCAAAGAGCATTCAGAAggtggagttaaaaaaaatttacctcAAAATTTACTCAATATATTTAATCAGATAGCtgcatttgagaaagaaaaaggaaataagccAAAAAACTAA